From a region of the Candidatus Eisenbacteria bacterium genome:
- a CDS encoding Sir2 family NAD-dependent protein deacetylase produces the protein MLVVTPVARLAAAWCACRSVVVLTGAGLSTASGIPDFRSPGGRWSRYRPVTIQEFLASEADRERYWRYK, from the coding sequence ATGCTCGTCGTGACCCCCGTCGCCCGTCTCGCCGCCGCGTGGTGCGCATGCCGCTCCGTCGTCGTGCTCACCGGCGCGGGCCTCTCGACCGCATCCGGCATTCCCGACTTCCGCTCGCCGGGTGGACGGTGGTCCCGGTACCGGCCGGTGACGATCCAGGAGTTCCTCGCGTCCGAAGCCGACCGCGAGCGCTACTGGCGGTACAAGG